One Sodalinema gerasimenkoae IPPAS B-353 DNA segment encodes these proteins:
- a CDS encoding phosphoketolase yields MTAATPSAPTTAPEFCQGIHFFAESLPGWETYGSQPAIAEGATAIADLSDKAAAYQTLLAADALRYLTLQVTSSKASGHPGGFASISDAIAALVMLGYKNIITEVGHHAPGFYSNVFLDRSLEDMGISTVQQLRDRFRETHGLLGHLSGQIPGLLNPAGPLGQGQHFAMAGAKLNPGVLFPVTIGDGGIGEPYVMSSFGHFNTAYPNVTNFLPILVWNGYSQEHHSMVSTKTNTEMREYWSGNGFQEIILIDAKDYDDANQPGDYVDSTQFSLEKRLEFTQALLQAVHNAAQSALNGTLTVLIVKQLKGAGVHKRGAQSHNLYPGDTVEKDYIANALQARALTPEAWQLVRTNYERAGGGAASKTVVTEFERDLPDLGTLPLNEFPVGGDKQVATTAMGELVGYVGKQDPDFVVTNADGNAASGINNINIALNIIHPTPDDTYFQKPGGQVYEPLSEDACAGLAAGQALFGGRTLWCSYESFVVNGLPIWQTVTQAMAELRRPTPATITLFTAGALEQGRNGWTHQRPEIENYFAAMMRNGNVFPLFPVDANSIQACYEWALGQKNKGITITASKSPLPIRTSFAQTRQALQDGAVVLQETPGEKTVVFAVLGDMVLLPVVEAAQQLQEQGIGSKIVAVVSPRRLYRSSDVAWEMSSQKDGGFVDDASFAEMFDGDALLAVTGGSSAMLEPVMLRSHCPRDVFAWKRGDTAASAAAVMAINGITSENLAKRAAELLG; encoded by the coding sequence ATGACCGCAGCTACTCCATCCGCTCCTACTACAGCCCCGGAATTTTGTCAAGGTATTCATTTTTTTGCTGAGAGTCTCCCCGGTTGGGAGACCTACGGCAGCCAGCCCGCTATTGCCGAAGGTGCAACGGCCATTGCTGACCTCAGCGACAAAGCCGCCGCCTATCAAACCCTGCTCGCCGCCGATGCCCTGCGCTATTTGACCCTACAAGTGACCTCCAGTAAAGCCTCCGGTCATCCTGGTGGCTTTGCCAGTATTTCCGATGCGATCGCCGCCCTGGTCATGTTGGGCTACAAAAACATCATTACCGAAGTCGGACACCACGCCCCCGGATTTTACAGTAACGTCTTCCTCGATCGCTCCCTGGAAGACATGGGCATCAGCACCGTCCAACAACTGCGCGATCGCTTCCGGGAAACCCACGGCCTCCTGGGTCACCTCTCCGGGCAAATCCCCGGCCTCCTCAACCCCGCCGGTCCCCTGGGACAAGGGCAACATTTCGCCATGGCCGGCGCTAAACTCAACCCCGGGGTTCTCTTCCCCGTTACCATCGGCGACGGCGGTATCGGCGAACCCTACGTGATGAGTAGCTTCGGTCACTTCAACACCGCCTACCCCAACGTCACCAACTTTCTACCCATTTTGGTTTGGAACGGCTATAGCCAAGAACACCACAGCATGGTCTCCACCAAAACCAACACCGAAATGCGGGAGTATTGGTCCGGCAACGGCTTCCAAGAGATTATCCTCATCGACGCCAAAGACTACGACGATGCCAACCAGCCCGGCGATTACGTCGACAGCACCCAATTCTCCCTAGAGAAACGCCTAGAGTTCACCCAAGCCCTACTCCAAGCCGTCCACAACGCCGCCCAGTCCGCCCTCAACGGAACCCTGACGGTGTTGATTGTCAAACAACTCAAAGGGGCCGGCGTTCACAAACGCGGCGCCCAATCCCATAACCTCTATCCCGGAGATACCGTCGAAAAAGACTATATCGCCAACGCCCTGCAAGCCCGGGCCCTGACCCCCGAAGCCTGGCAATTAGTGCGGACTAACTACGAACGGGCCGGCGGTGGGGCTGCGTCCAAAACCGTCGTCACCGAGTTTGAACGGGACTTGCCCGATTTAGGAACCCTGCCCCTGAATGAGTTTCCCGTCGGCGGCGATAAACAGGTGGCCACCACCGCCATGGGAGAACTCGTCGGCTATGTGGGTAAACAGGACCCCGATTTTGTCGTCACCAATGCCGACGGAAATGCGGCCTCGGGGATTAACAATATCAATATTGCCCTCAACATTATTCACCCCACCCCCGACGACACCTATTTTCAAAAGCCGGGCGGTCAAGTCTATGAACCCCTCAGCGAAGACGCTTGTGCTGGCTTAGCCGCCGGACAAGCCCTATTTGGCGGACGGACCCTGTGGTGTTCCTATGAGTCCTTTGTGGTGAATGGTCTCCCCATTTGGCAAACGGTGACCCAAGCCATGGCAGAATTGCGCCGTCCCACCCCAGCCACGATTACCCTGTTTACGGCGGGGGCCTTGGAACAGGGACGTAATGGCTGGACGCACCAACGGCCTGAGATTGAAAACTATTTTGCCGCCATGATGCGCAATGGCAATGTGTTCCCCCTCTTCCCCGTGGATGCCAACAGTATTCAAGCCTGTTATGAGTGGGCGTTGGGACAGAAGAATAAAGGGATTACCATTACCGCCAGTAAGTCCCCCCTCCCGATTCGCACCAGCTTCGCCCAAACCCGTCAAGCGTTGCAGGATGGGGCGGTGGTCTTGCAAGAGACTCCCGGCGAGAAAACGGTAGTCTTTGCGGTGTTGGGGGATATGGTCCTGTTGCCGGTGGTTGAAGCGGCCCAACAGTTGCAAGAGCAAGGCATTGGCAGCAAAATTGTGGCGGTGGTGAGTCCCCGCCGTCTCTATCGCTCCTCCGATGTGGCTTGGGAGATGTCGAGTCAGAAGGATGGCGGTTTCGTCGATGATGCCAGTTTTGCCGAAATGTTTGACGGCGATGCCCTGTTGGCGGTCACAGGCGGGTCTAGTGCCATGTTGGAACCGGTGATGTTACGCAGTCATTGCCCTCGGGATGTGTTTGCCTGGAAACGGGGTGACACGGCAGCCAGTGCGGCGGCGGTGATGGCCATTAATGGCATTACCTCGGAGAATTTGGCCAAACGGGCTGCGGAGTTGCTGGGTTAA
- a CDS encoding HNH endonuclease: MAKVLVLNASYEPLNITSWQRAVILVFKGKAERLEHNGKFVYPGCPLPTVIRLRYYVRVPYKEIPLTRRNIFYRDAHTCQYCNYSGEELTLDHVLPRSRGGGESWENLVTACVRCNVGKGNRTPQEAGMLLQGRPHRPHSSLYFEVRRCVTSGSHPEWGKYAIGLER, translated from the coding sequence ATGGCCAAGGTTCTTGTCTTAAACGCATCCTACGAACCGCTGAATATTACAAGCTGGCAGCGGGCGGTTATTTTGGTGTTTAAAGGGAAGGCGGAACGTCTTGAACATAACGGGAAGTTCGTTTATCCGGGTTGTCCGCTCCCTACCGTTATTCGACTCCGTTATTACGTTCGAGTTCCGTATAAAGAGATTCCTCTGACTCGTCGCAATATTTTTTATCGAGATGCCCACACCTGCCAGTATTGTAACTACAGTGGCGAGGAGTTGACGTTAGATCATGTCTTGCCCCGCTCTCGTGGGGGTGGGGAGAGCTGGGAGAACCTGGTGACGGCCTGTGTCCGCTGCAATGTGGGTAAGGGTAATCGCACCCCCCAGGAGGCAGGAATGCTGTTGCAAGGGCGACCCCATCGTCCTCATAGTAGTTTGTATTTTGAGGTGCGCCGCTGTGTCACGAGTGGGAGTCATCCGGAATGGGGGAAGTATGCGATTGGGCTGGAGCGATGA
- a CDS encoding 2OG-Fe(II) oxygenase has protein sequence MTAFPVSSSPQPTAPGVGHLDQRFHNLVEQSLTTLEALLQDESLTPSERGKLALDILALAQQSPEAPELSRLQGMGHALMGTRNLNLTSEPSYLNEVVCFDDFLSPEENQNALAIALDQQEKFVPSSTTSKADNYRQSCILYATHFPQFYHQLKHKILVALPDIWTPLNHTPFPVTQVEMQLTVHGDGCYYKVHNDSGSPETITRELTYVYYVHSEPAQFSGGELRLYQTDPHDGRLLDRNRFKTVIPQNNRLVLFNSRCQHEVMPVRCPSNGFETSRFTFNGWLRR, from the coding sequence ATGACCGCTTTTCCTGTCTCCAGTTCCCCTCAACCCACCGCGCCGGGAGTGGGTCATCTCGATCAGCGGTTTCACAACTTGGTCGAACAATCTCTCACCACCCTAGAGGCGTTGCTTCAGGATGAGAGTTTAACCCCATCAGAACGGGGCAAACTGGCCTTAGACATTTTAGCCCTAGCTCAACAGTCTCCAGAGGCTCCTGAGTTGTCGCGCCTGCAGGGGATGGGCCATGCTCTCATGGGGACTCGAAACCTCAACCTGACCTCAGAACCCAGTTATCTCAATGAGGTAGTCTGTTTCGATGACTTCTTATCCCCTGAGGAGAACCAGAACGCCTTAGCCATTGCCCTGGATCAACAAGAGAAGTTTGTCCCCTCCAGTACCACCAGCAAAGCCGATAACTATCGTCAGTCCTGTATCCTCTACGCCACGCACTTCCCCCAGTTTTACCACCAACTTAAACATAAAATTCTCGTCGCCTTACCTGACATTTGGACTCCGCTGAACCATACTCCCTTTCCGGTGACCCAAGTAGAAATGCAGCTCACCGTCCATGGCGATGGCTGCTATTACAAAGTCCATAACGACTCCGGGAGTCCCGAAACGATTACTCGGGAACTGACCTATGTGTATTATGTGCATTCGGAACCGGCACAGTTTTCGGGGGGAGAACTGCGCTTATACCAAACCGATCCCCATGACGGACGACTGCTCGATCGCAACCGCTTCAAAACCGTCATCCCGCAGAACAATCGTCTGGTTCTATTCAACAGTCGCTGTCAACATGAAGTGATGCCCGTTCGCTGTCCCTCCAATGGGTTCGAGACCAGTCGCTTCACCTTTAATGGCTGGCTGCGACGGTAA
- a CDS encoding PatU encodes MNNDKNPLSPEEERLAERFLTWLLQEVIPDDDQNVGAGIESHRSPFQNRDHDPSSITDESTMQNRFQALLKRRIQQEIQENPPLFPWETTEVWEYANDPVDEEADSRVPIYVWLPQLQHLRLPVAISDVTFAQLFVRCQQLLRTSLRQGERLVAAVEGLFPEQTEELNLWTERVLLWSTSRSSKTLIEPSEGEFPSSYEGASPKQQMLLSLLAAKEIVESLSLNVSASHPRDRRQWLTAQGLLQLEVEYRCEAELPQLRVCCQIPDGGRVQLRGEGAIATGQRSTPGSVTVELADIQLHQTYTLEVHLDVSEQSPLVFAICPTA; translated from the coding sequence ATGAATAATGATAAGAATCCACTCAGCCCGGAGGAGGAACGTTTAGCAGAACGCTTTCTCACCTGGCTTTTGCAAGAGGTGATCCCCGATGATGACCAGAACGTTGGAGCGGGTATCGAATCCCACCGCTCCCCGTTTCAAAATCGGGATCATGACCCTAGCTCTATAACAGACGAATCCACCATGCAGAACCGTTTTCAGGCGCTTTTGAAGCGCCGCATCCAACAAGAAATTCAAGAGAACCCCCCCCTGTTCCCCTGGGAAACCACGGAGGTTTGGGAGTACGCCAATGATCCTGTTGACGAGGAAGCCGATTCAAGAGTTCCCATCTATGTCTGGCTCCCGCAACTCCAACACCTCCGCCTCCCCGTTGCCATTTCGGACGTGACCTTTGCCCAATTGTTCGTCCGCTGTCAGCAGTTATTACGAACCTCTCTGCGTCAAGGAGAACGCCTAGTGGCTGCGGTGGAAGGACTCTTCCCGGAACAGACCGAGGAGTTGAACTTGTGGACTGAACGAGTGTTACTTTGGTCAACCAGTCGCAGTTCGAAAACCCTGATTGAACCGTCTGAAGGGGAATTTCCCAGCAGTTATGAGGGGGCGAGTCCCAAGCAGCAGATGCTGTTGTCGTTACTGGCGGCTAAGGAAATAGTCGAGTCCTTGTCCTTAAATGTTTCGGCCAGTCACCCGAGAGATCGCCGTCAATGGCTCACGGCTCAAGGACTCTTGCAATTAGAAGTCGAGTATCGCTGTGAGGCCGAATTGCCCCAATTACGAGTCTGCTGTCAGATTCCTGATGGGGGTCGAGTGCAGTTACGGGGTGAGGGGGCGATCGCCACAGGCCAACGGTCGACACCTGGCAGCGTCACCGTTGAATTAGCCGATATCCAGCTCCACCAGACCTATACGCTGGAGGTTCATCTTGATGTGTCTGAACAGTCCCCGCTGGTGTTTGCCATCTGCCCAACTGCCTAG
- a CDS encoding YidH family protein — MTSDPKSPSPKSSSRTRDHLANERTYLAWMRTALGLMGLGIVLARIDEILPEGMLGVRQSWLLGLIACLLGLLMVAIATKNYFDIRRAIELNTYHPQKWWILIMSVILTAVGIVLIHGIFNLSR, encoded by the coding sequence ATGACCTCAGATCCCAAATCCCCTTCCCCCAAGTCCTCCTCACGAACCCGAGATCATCTGGCCAACGAACGCACCTATCTGGCTTGGATGCGAACTGCCTTGGGGTTGATGGGGTTGGGGATTGTGCTGGCCCGCATTGATGAGATTCTCCCCGAGGGGATGTTGGGGGTGCGTCAAAGTTGGCTGTTGGGACTGATAGCTTGTTTATTAGGATTGCTGATGGTGGCGATCGCAACCAAGAACTATTTTGACATCCGGCGGGCGATCGAGCTAAACACCTACCACCCCCAGAAATGGTGGATTCTCATCATGAGTGTCATCCTAACGGCGGTGGGGATTGTTTTAATTCACGGGATTTTTAATCTTTCGCGCTAA
- a CDS encoding MFS transporter, producing the protein MQVFKTLNPEKRRNLSLLFTGGLFFWASMASLLPTLPLYVQDLGGTQQQIGWVMGSFAIGLLISRPTLGRWADRRSRVLVLRVGTAVVAIAPLGYLFAASIPQLMLLRTFHGISIAAFTTAYSALVADISPPDKRGELIGYMSLVTPMGLAIGPALGGFVQQGLGYVPLFLMTAGLGLVSCVCSGFLDNTPSPHRTQGGPSPTSERFWVMLTSPRIQIPATLMFIVGLIFGTITTFVPLYIQDTGVNFNPGLFYTMTAISSFTMRLVTGRASDRWGRGLFISGALICYFLAMVLLWQADRPALFALAGLIEGMAAGTMLPTTIALITDRSQAAERGRVFSICVGGFDLGIAIAGPLLGTFAEDLGYAQLFAIAASLSAIAFLLFITRNSKDLSHSFRFALGRERDIYALEHLG; encoded by the coding sequence TTGCAAGTTTTTAAAACCCTCAATCCCGAAAAACGACGTAATCTCAGCCTCCTGTTCACGGGAGGCCTCTTTTTCTGGGCCAGCATGGCCTCCCTATTACCCACCTTGCCTCTCTATGTCCAAGATTTAGGGGGCACTCAACAACAAATTGGCTGGGTCATGGGGTCCTTTGCCATTGGCCTGCTCATTTCCCGTCCCACCCTGGGGCGTTGGGCTGATCGCCGCAGTCGGGTGTTAGTGTTGCGAGTGGGAACGGCTGTGGTGGCGATCGCCCCCTTAGGCTATCTCTTCGCCGCCTCGATTCCTCAACTGATGCTGCTGCGGACTTTCCATGGCATTAGTATCGCCGCCTTCACCACCGCCTACAGTGCCCTCGTTGCCGATATCTCACCCCCCGATAAACGGGGAGAACTCATCGGCTACATGAGTTTAGTTACCCCCATGGGCCTCGCCATCGGCCCGGCCCTCGGGGGGTTTGTCCAGCAGGGACTCGGCTATGTTCCCCTCTTCCTGATGACCGCTGGACTGGGGTTAGTCAGTTGTGTCTGTTCAGGGTTTTTAGATAACACCCCCTCCCCCCATCGTACTCAAGGCGGCCCCTCCCCCACCTCAGAACGCTTCTGGGTCATGTTAACCAGTCCCCGCATTCAAATCCCGGCCACCCTGATGTTCATCGTGGGCCTCATTTTTGGCACCATTACCACCTTCGTTCCCCTCTATATCCAAGACACAGGGGTAAACTTCAACCCCGGCTTGTTTTACACCATGACCGCCATCTCCAGCTTTACCATGCGCCTGGTCACCGGTCGCGCCTCCGATCGCTGGGGCCGAGGCCTCTTCATCAGTGGGGCCCTAATCTGCTATTTTTTGGCAATGGTCCTGTTATGGCAAGCGGATCGCCCTGCCCTATTCGCTCTGGCTGGACTCATTGAAGGCATGGCCGCCGGAACCATGCTACCGACAACCATCGCCCTCATCACCGATCGCTCCCAAGCCGCAGAACGAGGCCGCGTCTTTTCCATCTGTGTCGGAGGCTTTGACCTAGGAATTGCCATCGCCGGCCCCCTCCTGGGGACTTTTGCTGAAGATCTCGGCTATGCCCAACTGTTTGCCATTGCTGCCAGCCTCTCGGCGATCGCCTTCCTGTTGTTTATCACCCGCAACAGTAAGGATCTCTCCCACTCCTTCCGCTTTGCCCTGGGACGGGAACGGGATATCTATGCCTTAGAGCACCTGGGTTAA
- a CDS encoding MDR family MFS transporter, with translation MLKTSARQQVRILILGRFLSQIGTGFTLFYAPIFFVNQVGISATLVGTALGAASITGIVGRILSGSLCDSPSFGRKRTLLLSAVSSGLGSFLLANTQDFSTLLIGSLLNGFGLGLYWPAAETIVADLTQPEERRETYALNRLADSLGLEFGIVLGGAWVEWTDDYRLLFIIDGISYGVFFLVLGLALKESISPALERENPLKNWLRALGDRTLLIYAAANILFTTYISQNHTALPVYLSNFVPGVEGNGFPARIVSGLFAWHIAVSVLLQLPVARWLNRFNHARALMISACIWALSFISVWVIGNSSSPLIWAILALGVMAIATISYTPSASALVVELAPEQMRGVYLSINSLCWAIGYAIGPPLGGMALDGSQHLANNFWLVLAATLLILIWILRRLEQRLIAPAQSHTSPIPDDSHS, from the coding sequence ATGCTAAAGACGAGCGCCCGCCAACAAGTTCGTATTCTCATCCTGGGACGATTCCTGTCACAAATTGGTACGGGCTTCACCCTCTTCTACGCCCCTATTTTCTTCGTTAACCAGGTGGGAATCTCCGCGACCCTAGTGGGGACAGCCCTGGGAGCAGCCTCCATCACCGGAATTGTCGGGCGGATTCTCAGTGGCTCTCTTTGTGACTCCCCCAGCTTTGGGCGTAAACGAACCCTCCTCCTCTCGGCGGTGTCCTCCGGGTTAGGCTCCTTCCTCCTGGCCAACACCCAAGACTTCTCTACCCTCCTCATCGGCAGTTTACTCAACGGCTTCGGCCTTGGTTTATATTGGCCCGCCGCTGAAACCATCGTCGCCGATCTCACCCAACCCGAAGAACGACGCGAAACCTATGCCCTCAACCGGCTGGCTGACAGTCTTGGCTTAGAATTTGGCATTGTCCTGGGGGGAGCTTGGGTAGAATGGACCGATGATTATCGGCTCCTGTTTATCATCGATGGCATCTCCTATGGGGTCTTTTTCCTAGTGTTGGGACTCGCCCTCAAAGAGAGCATTTCCCCGGCATTAGAGCGAGAGAATCCCCTGAAAAACTGGTTGCGGGCCTTGGGCGATCGCACCCTCTTAATTTATGCCGCCGCCAACATCCTCTTTACCACCTATATCTCCCAAAACCACACCGCCCTCCCCGTCTACCTCAGTAACTTCGTCCCCGGCGTCGAGGGAAACGGCTTCCCGGCCCGGATTGTCAGCGGCTTATTTGCCTGGCATATTGCCGTGTCCGTCCTGCTGCAACTGCCCGTCGCCCGCTGGTTAAACCGCTTTAACCATGCCCGCGCCCTCATGATTTCTGCCTGTATCTGGGCCCTGAGTTTTATCAGCGTTTGGGTGATTGGCAACAGTAGCAGCCCTCTGATTTGGGCGATTCTGGCGTTAGGGGTGATGGCGATCGCCACCATCTCCTATACCCCCTCCGCCTCCGCCCTCGTCGTAGAACTGGCCCCAGAACAGATGCGAGGCGTCTATCTATCCATCAACTCCCTCTGTTGGGCGATCGGCTATGCCATCGGTCCTCCCCTCGGAGGCATGGCCCTCGACGGTTCCCAACACCTGGCCAACAATTTTTGGTTAGTCCTGGCCGCCACGTTACTCATCCTCATCTGGATTCTCCGACGGCTAGAACAGCGTCTCATCGCTCCAGCCCAATCGCATACTTCCCCCATTCCGGATGACTCCCACTCGTGA
- the hetZ gene encoding heterocyst differentiation protein HetZ, with translation MTDLLVQWLTQQLEAGTHASPKHCQTVAERVAEEVNRTCEYSQRIQRSGDVLDSAYHLAQHRLQKILQYYRRGSEGGRLELHSTLSAIVYRYITPPNIQSSYGARLQLIEDFLQGFYLETLNALRREAQLPPTYSPRSLLELAEYLSFTERYGKRRIHLNRGRSQQLVILRAQTFAQQQPLELSVDLQQASDGKPNEGGSSWGDASLSQVRDRIVDRAQDPTDDLLRKRIIEELIRYLDENNQSACADYFVLRLKDLSTSEIEAILGLDPRQRDYLQQRFKYHLIRFALSHRWELVHQWLDADLDHNLGMTGAEWEGFLSRCNSLERKLLESKRRGDSDDEITQQLGLSPAQLQRRWFSLLKRAWEQRND, from the coding sequence ATGACAGATTTGCTTGTGCAATGGTTAACTCAACAACTCGAAGCTGGCACTCACGCCAGTCCCAAACATTGTCAAACTGTTGCCGAACGAGTCGCCGAGGAAGTCAACCGCACCTGTGAATATAGCCAAAGGATTCAACGCTCAGGTGATGTCCTCGATTCGGCCTATCATTTGGCCCAACATCGTCTCCAGAAGATTCTCCAGTATTATCGCCGGGGTTCAGAAGGGGGACGCCTGGAGTTACATAGTACCCTCAGTGCCATTGTCTATCGCTATATCACGCCCCCCAACATCCAGTCGAGTTATGGGGCCCGGCTGCAACTGATCGAGGATTTTTTGCAAGGCTTTTACCTCGAAACCCTCAACGCCCTGCGTCGTGAGGCTCAACTCCCCCCCACCTACTCGCCGCGATCGCTCCTCGAATTAGCGGAATATCTATCCTTCACCGAACGCTATGGCAAACGGCGCATTCATCTCAATCGCGGTCGCAGTCAGCAGCTCGTTATTTTGCGGGCCCAAACCTTTGCCCAACAGCAACCCCTAGAACTTTCCGTGGATTTACAACAGGCCAGTGATGGCAAACCGAACGAAGGGGGTAGTAGTTGGGGGGATGCGTCGTTATCTCAGGTGCGCGATCGCATTGTAGATCGCGCCCAAGATCCCACCGATGATCTGTTACGCAAGCGTATTATCGAAGAACTGATCCGCTATCTTGACGAGAACAACCAAAGTGCCTGTGCGGACTACTTTGTCCTGCGTCTCAAGGACTTGTCGACCTCGGAGATTGAAGCCATCCTAGGATTAGACCCTCGCCAGCGGGACTATTTACAACAGCGGTTTAAGTACCACCTGATCCGTTTTGCTCTCTCCCACCGTTGGGAGTTAGTCCATCAATGGTTGGATGCGGATCTCGACCACAATCTAGGCATGACTGGTGCTGAGTGGGAGGGGTTTCTCAGTCGCTGTAACTCTCTGGAGCGAAAATTGCTCGAATCCAAACGTCGAGGGGACTCAGACGACGAGATTACACAACAGTTAGGACTGAGTCCGGCACAACTCCAGCGCCGTTGGTTCAGTCTCCTCAAGCGGGCCTGGGAGCAGCGAAATGATTAA
- a CDS encoding DUF4231 domain-containing protein — protein sequence MAKKKKTYNDYLKEQFGGLIDQLEISELQKEFVKSRWLDQLMWLEKKSGESQRKHFRLRLITIIGGVVIPAMVSLNVRDGPAKDVIFWGTFSLAQVVAISASVEEFFHYGERWAQYRKTAEMLKTEGWQYFQLSGPYRDSSCHGAAYRSFADRVEHLIQEDVSAITAVLEEAQQQQGQSSVAVSTQFSQLSQELGQSRPVPPPPPPRSRPPVPVQPRMQASFNEPSTLPRYDDDLTNDPFGDNFTDDIGPTPAPITSQPPRSSRSSGKAHVTAPPPPEINDAKLQNLKAPPGEPISPRAT from the coding sequence ATGGCAAAGAAAAAGAAAACCTATAACGACTATCTGAAGGAACAGTTCGGCGGTCTCATTGACCAGCTCGAAATCTCTGAGCTTCAGAAAGAGTTTGTTAAATCTCGCTGGCTTGACCAACTCATGTGGTTGGAGAAAAAGTCAGGAGAGTCCCAGAGGAAGCATTTCCGACTACGTCTAATCACGATTATTGGCGGTGTGGTCATCCCCGCCATGGTCAGTCTCAACGTTCGTGATGGTCCAGCCAAGGATGTCATTTTTTGGGGAACCTTTAGTCTCGCTCAGGTGGTCGCCATCAGTGCTTCGGTGGAAGAGTTTTTCCATTATGGGGAACGTTGGGCCCAATATCGGAAGACCGCAGAAATGCTCAAAACCGAGGGCTGGCAGTATTTCCAATTGAGTGGCCCCTATCGTGACTCGTCCTGTCACGGCGCCGCTTATCGCAGTTTTGCCGATCGCGTTGAACATCTGATTCAAGAAGATGTCTCGGCGATTACGGCAGTCCTCGAAGAGGCTCAGCAACAACAGGGTCAAAGTAGTGTCGCGGTCAGCACTCAGTTCTCACAACTGTCTCAGGAACTCGGACAGAGCCGACCTGTCCCACCCCCACCTCCGCCGCGATCGCGGCCCCCAGTCCCGGTGCAACCGAGGATGCAAGCCAGTTTCAATGAGCCGAGTACTCTGCCTCGCTATGACGACGATCTCACGAATGACCCTTTTGGGGATAACTTCACGGATGATATTGGGCCAACCCCAGCCCCCATCACCTCTCAGCCTCCCCGGTCGTCTAGGTCTTCTGGGAAAGCTCATGTGACGGCCCCCCCGCCACCGGAGATTAATGATGCCAAGTTACAGAATCTCAAGGCACCCCCTGGAGAACCGATTTCTCCACGGGCTACTTGA
- a CDS encoding PEP-CTERM sorting domain-containing protein, producing the protein MAITPSSAQAFTLTGSVETFTGDQAKVDYWLTEVNGGVQFDFKVDTSINIGDLRGIFLNLNNADLISGITASANSNPFADINDRNFYSINTSGRNNDFFTDSSGGLIDLGGGNNLQGGGNDSPADGYHLAFNIGQQGLRGGNSDFQATSFTLNHSSQSLSLSDFAESVFGVRLMSVGDNRQGSSKLAGTTPTVDVEPEPEPEPTPFPTVVPTPLPTPAPTPESREVPEPVGILGLVGLATTLTRLRRRHHS; encoded by the coding sequence ATGGCGATCACACCATCATCAGCCCAGGCATTTACCCTGACTGGCTCAGTCGAAACCTTTACCGGAGATCAGGCTAAAGTTGACTACTGGTTGACCGAAGTCAATGGCGGTGTTCAGTTCGACTTCAAAGTCGATACCAGCATCAATATCGGCGACCTGCGCGGCATTTTCCTAAATCTCAACAATGCTGATCTCATCAGCGGCATCACAGCAAGCGCCAATAGCAACCCCTTTGCCGACATTAACGATAGAAATTTCTACTCTATTAATACCAGTGGTAGAAACAATGACTTCTTCACCGACTCCAGCGGAGGATTAATTGACCTCGGAGGCGGCAACAACCTCCAGGGGGGTGGCAACGACTCTCCCGCCGATGGCTATCACCTAGCCTTCAATATTGGTCAACAGGGACTTCGAGGAGGCAACTCCGACTTTCAAGCCACATCCTTTACCCTGAACCACAGTAGCCAAAGTCTTTCTCTGAGTGACTTTGCTGAAAGTGTCTTTGGCGTGCGTCTGATGAGTGTCGGTGACAACCGTCAGGGCAGCAGTAAACTGGCGGGGACCACCCCAACGGTGGACGTTGAACCCGAACCCGAACCCGAACCCACTCCATTTCCTACCGTAGTTCCAACTCCTTTACCCACCCCGGCCCCAACCCCCGAATCTCGTGAAGTCCCCGAACCCGTGGGAATTCTGGGCTTAGTGGGATTGGCAACAACCCTGACCCGCTTACGCCGCCGTCATCATAGTTAA